The following are encoded together in the Lathyrus oleraceus cultivar Zhongwan6 chromosome 3, CAAS_Psat_ZW6_1.0, whole genome shotgun sequence genome:
- the LOC127131649 gene encoding uncharacterized protein LOC127131649, translating into MALKIKEEVKKQLDVDFLAISEYPEWVANIVPVSKKAAIKGSVLSDYLAHLPVEGYQPLRFEFLDEDIMFIRDFTMSGFEAGPEEGPEPRPRWTLVFDGASNARGHGIGVVITSPTGLHLPFTSRLCFDNTNNMAEYEACIYGLEASIDLRIKILEVYGDSALVISQVKGDWETRDSKLIPFKEHIRKLVPYFDEISFHHISREENQLADALATLASMFRVKWKNEAPVIHIDHLDEPTHCLAIEVDPDDKSWFYDIKTFLEKWQYPEGISITDKKALRRLSSKFFLNDDVLYK; encoded by the exons ATGGCActcaagatcaaagaagaggttaAGAAGCAGCTTGACGTTGACTTTTTGGCCATTTCTGAGTATCCCGAGTGGGTTGCTAACATCGTTCCAGTTTCGAAGAAAGctg CGATAAAAGGGAGTGTcttgtctgactaccttgctCACCTACCTGTCGAAGGTTATCAACCGTTGAGGTTTGAATTTTTGGACGAAGACATTATGTTTATCAGAGACTTCACTATGTCGGGCTTTGAAGCAGGCCCTGAGGAAGGTCCCGAACCAAGACCgcgatggacgctcgtgttcgacgGTGCTTCCAATGCTCGAGGCCATGGCATAGGTGTTGTTATCACTTCTCCAACCGGTCTCCACCTTCCATTTACCTCTAGATTATGCTTTGACAAcaccaacaatatggcagaatatgaagcatgtatctacGGTTTGGAGGCGTCCATCGACTTAAGGATCAAGATTCTTGAGGTATACGgtgattcagctctggtaatcagtCAGGTAAAGGGTGATTGGGAGACTCGGGATAGCAAGTTGATACCTTTTAAGGAGCATATCAGAAAACTGGTACCCTACTTTGATGAAATCTCTTTTCACCATATTTCTAGGGAAGAAAATCAGTTAGCAGATGCACTAGCCACGTTGgcatctatgttcagagtcaaatggaagaatgaagcaccagTTATCCATATTGACCACTTAGATGAACCAACACATTGTCTAGCAATTGAGGTCGATCCTGATGATAAGTCATGGTTCTATGACATAAAGACATTTCTGGAAAAATGGCAATATCCCGAGGGTATATCCATTACTGATAAGAAGGCTTTGAGAAGACTCTCTTCCAAGTTCTTCCTAAACGATGATGTGTTATACAAGTAA